The genome window GAAATAAACACGGCTCATTTTTtacaaataccaaaaaaaacagGAAAGGGTGGACTTGTATTGTAACAGCTAGTTTTGTTAGCTTTAAAATGTGATTTCTGAGGTTAAAAGTTTTTTCTCAAGTACGAATGTAATGAACAGCAGGCCCGTTAAAAGTACTGAAAACCTTCTTTTGTTCGAAGGCTTTCGGCTCAAGAAGTGGGTTTCACAGCACATCTTCTTCAGAGTCATTGCATCttatcaatgtttatttcaCCCTTCTTCTGCAAGTTGATCTCGGGGCGTAAGGATGTCTAATAAAGACTGGTCTTCTTCATGATCCTGAGGAATTCCGACTCATTGATTTCACCATCTCCATCCCTGTCAGCCTCGTCAATCATTTCCTGTAAGAATGAGACGGAAGCAGTGAAAATAACCATtcgaatatcaaatttgaagggaTGTGACAGAACCCAGagcaaaagaaaaaagaattttgTTTGCCCTAACTTGTAAAATATGCCTTTAAAATGGTGATTTATTGTCCGATTTTGGAAATTCAGAGTTCTACTGGGAGCTGAAGAATAGATCTTTTCTGCCCTGGCGTCAAATTAACCCCTATTTAGGAGGGGAAAAACATAAGTCCTCTGTTTGTCATAAACCTATTATTAACTTACCTGTAATTCTTCGTCCGTAAGATTTTCACCTAATTCCTTTGCTACACGTCGGagatttttgaatgaaatcttGCCCGTTTCATCGTCATCGAATAACTTAAATGCTTTGAGAATCTCTTCCTTAGAATCTTTTTCACTCATTTTCTGTGTCATCAACGAGATGAACTCAGTGAAGTCAATAGTGCCtgaaaaataaatcataagACCTTATTATTCTCTATATAAATACTTGACAAAACATTGAACGAAATTCTAAGCCAAAAATCTGAATCTCTAAAATGAGGCAACATTTCTGCTGTAaagtttttcaatattttaatatttaataatttaataataacaataaaccTATGTAATCATCTATCAAATGAattaggtttttcaaaagcgcTCAAACATTACCGGTAATTATCAGCTTAATTTACCATCAGTTTATGAAATAAGAGCAGCATGCAAAAAACTTCATCATGAAAGCCCAATACCTTTTGATTCCTTATCAATATCAGCTATCATTTTCTTAATTTCTTCTTTCTTTGGTTCAAATCCTAATGCTCGCATGGCCACCTTTAACTCCTTGGTGTCTATCGTACCGGTACCGCTTGCATCAAAAAGATCGAACGCTTCCCTAATTTCCTCCTTCTGCTCTTCAGTCAGTTCTGGCTTTGGGCCAGTTTTCTTTCTTTGGCCACCGCCAACTGTAGACTTTCTGTACTGAGACTGGAAAGAGTAAATTTTAGTTTCAGAAAGTTGAGTAAACATCAGTACGATTTGTAAGTGGTTAATTTTAGGCTCGAGGGATCTTCTCCATAAGTATGTCAATACTAATAGCCCGAGATTTGTCTCTGCCGCAGGCCTACATTTTCACATTTCTTGAAAAAGTAGTGAACAGTAATTTTAAtcagattttcttttcatagtTTTATCGCGGTCATATACTTTCACGATTATTTGTAAACACTACAAAATTTATAAAATCAAAGGCAGGCGAATATTTATGGGTTTTCAGTAGActgctgtacaaatgtacagcgTTTGCATGGTTTCATTTCGAAAATCTGGGTCGATTGTACACCAAATATTTTCCTCATTTCCACACGGATTTCGATTTTGATTGCTTACAGAACAGCGCTAGAGGTTGTTTATCAAGAAACGTACATGGAAATCGATAAATACgatatttttaccatttttgcaAGCGATAAAGGTGACTGTTGATTTCCGCGCGTCAAGTTTGTTGATCTTCGAAACGAACGATATCGGCAGGTGCCCGGATGACAGTCTCACTTTCCAGCAAATTGCAAAATTTTCTATGCAGTTGAATTATAAAATTTTTTATGCGATTGAAATATTCAATTTTTTCGTAAAATATTGGTATCTAATAGACCTTTACAAATGTTTTAAATGGTATTAGATGAATTGTTGTCGTAAAGTTAGTCTGCAAGAATGGCGGAAGGTTTGAAATATGTGACAGAATCAAATGCCAGCAGAAACCGATTTGTGGTCAACTGGGGATCAATTATTGAAAAAGTAATTAACAGAAACAAAGATAAATTACTGTAGAACAGTTTTCTCTTTGgttgtgtacatttcttttaCGTAGGAGCCCTCATTAACCCTGTGAACTGGTGCCAGAAAATGTGTCTTCCAAAAAATGTAgtattatgtaggcctacagtgtcagtaggcctacacaaatCTGAATCAAGTGGATgttgtacaatgatgtacatgCAAACTGCATCTATTCATTTCATTGAACAAATTCGTCATCTAAAAGACTGGCTAAAATATGTCATATTCCTTTCGTAACATAAATAATTTCTTCATCATGTAATAATTGCTGAGTAGCCATTTACAAGTCAAAGACAAAGTGTAACTGTTTCCTTTGCCGTTTCAGTATGACAAGGAATTCCCAGATGCAGATGTATTAGATCTCGACAACTTCTCTATTGTTCATGACAGAGGTACGTACAGTTTAAAGGCCTACGACGTGTTCGTAAACACTggaaatttgtaactgaattggAAATgttccaattgtgtaaatatgttcTTAATATGAACTTCAACATTGCTGTAGTTTAGACAGATTTAGTAATTTAGTAAACTTCatgttaaatttgaaattttctgcAGGTGAACTCAAGAGTGATGGCTTCTCATCCAAGCCATTCGGATCATGTCGATTACCTGCTGATAGAAAAAGTAAGTTGGCCTATATAGAGGCAGTATCATTTCCTCACCTGGAAGCATGGCTGAAGGCATCTACCTTCTTGAATTTCAAGCCCTACATAGGTTTCTGCAAAGTGTGGTTTGACAGTGTGGTGGCTACATGGGTGGTGCAGTTCCCTACCACGCCCTGGTTTCCTGGATCGAATCCCACCCTTGGCAATGAATTTTTCAAGCTATTCTTTCTACTTTAACTTTACAACCTTACATTTTCCGAAGCCAAGTATTCTTACGTCCTTGACCACTGATTTCAATCTTTTTTGCAGGACACACTGGCCATGACACGTCGAGTGAAGGCGAAGGTTACGACGACCTTGCCTTAAGCCTTTATGCCGAGAGTGTAAGTTCAAAAATATCGGAAAGCACACATGTGCATCTTTTTAAAGCCAGTAACTGAGCAATAGGTGCAGTGGTGTCAAATCTTCCTCTTACCAAATCCTAAATTTGCCAGCTGGAATGGAAAGGTATCTCTCTTACTTATAAGTTTGGTGGAACACATTTTCCTCTAAATACAGTGGTCAATAGAACACCAGGCCAGTATTGATATGATCCAATGTTGGACTTTTA of Lineus longissimus chromosome 9, tnLinLong1.2, whole genome shotgun sequence contains these proteins:
- the LOC135493859 gene encoding uncharacterized protein LOC135493859 translates to MSQYRKSTVGGGQRKKTGPKPELTEEQKEEIREAFDLFDASGTGTIDTKELKVAMRALGFEPKKEEIKKMIADIDKESKGTIDFTEFISLMTQKMSEKDSKEEILKAFKLFDDDETGKISFKNLRRVAKELGENLTDEELQEMIDEADRDGDGEINESEFLRIMKKTSLY